GGTTTTTCGCCCGTATGTTTCCGCAAGTGGTACGCGAGATTGTTGCTTTGGGCGAACGATTTATCACAAAAGGTGCATTTGTACTTTTTGTCGGTGCTGTGAACTTTCATATGATCCGACATCGATTTTACCTGCTTTCCACAAACGGAACATTCGGTTGGTTTTCTAAAACTGGACACGTTTTGCCAGTTCATTGCTGCTTTACGCTTCTGTCCCCGCTTTACTGCATTACCGCGGGCAGATGTATCATCATAGCACAAATCTTGCTTATGCGAAACCAACCCTTCCACCTCGTCTTTTCCCTTATCTAATACATAATCATTACTACTACTCTGTTCTTTAAACGATGCATCTGCCAAAGGATCAACGGATACGCTGAACGCATCTTCGGGGAAACACTCACCCGGCACCGCAACATATTCCGTCAGGTAGGACTTAAAAGATGCATCATAATCGTCGATCCGAGTACGACAACATTCGCACACAGGCGTAATGATTCCTTTGCATGGTTGGACGCGAATATTTGTAGTTGCGTAGATTTTGTCCAGCATTGTGGTGTCCGTTTCCGGGCAAAGGATCGATCCCATCGCACCGATTCGTTCTTCACATATGATGCACGGCGCATTCGGGACTGTTTCCGGGGAGCTGGTGGTTAAGGCAAATCATA
This sequence is a window from Anopheles merus strain MAF chromosome 3R, AmerM5.1, whole genome shotgun sequence. Protein-coding genes within it:
- the LOC121595483 gene encoding zinc finger protein 22-like, which encodes MLDKIYATTNIRVQPCKGIITPVCECCRTRIDDYDASFKSYLTEYVAVPGECFPEDAFSVSVDPLADASFKEQSSSNDYVLDKGKDEVEGLVSHKQDLCYDDTSARGNAVKRGQKRKAAMNWQNVSSFRKPTECSVCGKQVKSMSDHMKVHSTDKKYKCTFCDKSFAQSNNLAYHLRKHTGEKPYKCDKCDKQFINEPHLLSHLKLHYDQKVFQCEVCSKLFNHVGNFNKHRRVHCGEKPYACEYCEMRFSNSSNKKAHEKRHRDERTIVCEVCSKRFHDMHHLERHRTVHRKSGKGEN